In Acidimicrobiia bacterium, one genomic interval encodes:
- the tsaD gene encoding tRNA (adenosine(37)-N6)-threonylcarbamoyltransferase complex transferase subunit TsaD: protein MRTPLVLGLETSCDETGVGVARGHTVLLSNVLASQERLHRDFGGVVPEIAARAHLEHLVPVVHRALEDAGVELREIDAVAVTAGPGLAGALVVGVAAAKALAVALEKPVVAVNHLEGHIFSVFLEYPEFSPPAVALIVSGGHTLLIHIEEMGKYRILGATVDDAVGEAFDKVARLLGFGFPGGPLIDRASKEGDPQRLRLPRPMRGEGFDFSMAGLKTAVINALQELHDRGARIRRHDVAAAFQEAAVDVMVEKTVAAAREEAAERVLVCGGVAANSRLRDRMEKVCKAEGIELFVPSPKLCTDNGAMIAAAGAFRLEVDGPSPLDFRADSGLLWPFEALVAPTDC from the coding sequence GTGAGGACGCCTTTGGTACTCGGTTTAGAGACTTCCTGCGACGAAACAGGAGTTGGAGTGGCGCGAGGGCACACTGTTCTGCTTTCTAACGTCCTGGCCTCTCAGGAACGTCTCCACCGAGATTTCGGCGGAGTTGTCCCGGAAATAGCCGCACGAGCGCACCTGGAACACCTGGTACCTGTTGTCCACAGGGCCCTAGAGGACGCAGGAGTGGAGCTAAGAGAGATAGACGCGGTAGCAGTTACTGCAGGACCCGGGCTTGCTGGCGCACTCGTGGTGGGGGTCGCTGCCGCAAAGGCATTGGCAGTAGCTCTCGAAAAGCCCGTCGTGGCAGTCAACCATCTCGAAGGCCATATTTTCTCTGTCTTTCTTGAGTATCCCGAGTTCTCACCTCCGGCTGTTGCGCTCATAGTGTCCGGGGGACACACTCTTCTGATCCACATCGAAGAGATGGGAAAGTACCGGATTTTGGGGGCCACTGTGGACGACGCGGTCGGTGAGGCTTTTGACAAAGTCGCTCGGTTGCTCGGCTTTGGATTTCCGGGAGGTCCGCTGATAGACAGGGCTTCGAAGGAAGGGGATCCACAACGATTGCGCCTACCCCGGCCGATGCGTGGCGAGGGGTTCGACTTTTCCATGGCTGGACTCAAAACAGCTGTAATAAACGCCTTGCAAGAGCTGCATGATCGGGGAGCTCGAATTCGGCGCCACGATGTGGCCGCTGCGTTTCAAGAGGCGGCTGTAGATGTAATGGTGGAGAAAACTGTCGCCGCAGCAAGGGAGGAGGCTGCTGAAAGAGTCTTGGTGTGCGGCGGAGTGGCAGCCAATTCCCGATTGAGAGACAGAATGGAAAAAGTGTGCAAGGCCGAAGGGATCGAGCTGTTCGTCCCCTCGCCCAAGCTCTGCACGGACAACGGTGCGATGATAGCTGCTGCCGGAGCGTTCCGCCTCGAGGTTGACGGTCCGTCGCCCTTGGACTTTCGAGCAGATTCCGGACTACTGTGGCCTTTCGAAGCGCTTGTTGCGCCAACCGACTGCTGA
- the tsaB gene encoding tRNA (adenosine(37)-N6)-threonylcarbamoyltransferase complex dimerization subunit type 1 TsaB: MLVLGISSSTAKHSVAVCEDNKVLGEIFVGTPFRHAEYLPKALSEVLLYAERKAAEVDVVGVDIGPGLYTGLRAGVAVAKAVCLALDKPVVPVPSLWALAYAGSRAVGEKLIAVVDARRKELFWQVCPPSVDELADALAAYVSDWGASTSEEEIGLRLGKEEDLLAELSELGPTAHQYALLGEGAVVFRGRALATASKAGRKDLLSFLEALRIIEVFKYPTASGVAECASLLANVEPSLLLAPENVGAIYMRGPDANRPAERRAEALVPSKIFFE, translated from the coding sequence ATGTTGGTTTTAGGGATCTCGTCGTCGACAGCCAAACACTCGGTTGCGGTCTGTGAGGACAACAAGGTTCTAGGCGAGATTTTTGTCGGGACTCCCTTTCGGCACGCCGAGTACCTGCCCAAGGCACTTTCGGAGGTTTTGCTTTATGCCGAGAGAAAAGCTGCCGAGGTCGATGTTGTCGGCGTGGATATCGGGCCGGGGCTTTACACAGGGTTGCGAGCAGGGGTCGCTGTGGCCAAAGCGGTTTGCCTCGCTCTCGACAAGCCGGTTGTCCCCGTTCCTTCGCTTTGGGCGTTGGCTTACGCAGGATCGAGGGCAGTTGGGGAGAAGTTGATCGCAGTGGTCGACGCGAGACGGAAGGAGCTGTTTTGGCAGGTCTGTCCTCCCTCCGTAGACGAGCTCGCAGACGCTCTCGCTGCTTACGTTTCCGATTGGGGAGCGTCGACGTCAGAGGAAGAGATCGGGCTTAGACTGGGAAAAGAGGAAGATTTGCTAGCCGAGCTCTCTGAGCTCGGTCCAACGGCGCACCAATACGCGCTGTTAGGTGAGGGGGCTGTGGTGTTTAGAGGCCGAGCTCTCGCTACAGCTTCGAAGGCTGGACGCAAAGACCTTTTATCGTTTTTAGAAGCACTGCGAATCATCGAGGTGTTCAAATATCCAACTGCGTCTGGCGTGGCCGAGTGTGCATCGCTACTGGCTAATGTGGAGCCAAGCCTTCTCTTGGCACCCGAGAATGTAGGTGCAATCTACATGCGGGGCCCTGATGCCAACCGACCCGCCGAGCGACGGGCCGAGGCTTTGGTCCCCTCCAAGATTTTCTTCGAGTAA
- the alr gene encoding alanine racemase produces MISVTRRSAGAARSWAVVDLDAVTHNFRELERLVGVPVIGVIKADAYGHGAIQVAEALIRAGASMLAVVCIEEALELRLAGIDVPLLVLSEPAARGKALEEEIAEGLGADVHFGVYSSAFVEALISVSERLSRLASVHIKVDTGMHRLGANPSEALGLLRAASDSPWIEVRGLWTHMAVADDPTDDFTHEQLRRFRQFLQEARVALGRGQSWSSVKVHAANSAAAVAFPESRFDAVRAGICLYGERPSPGFPFPDELRLRPVLRWESTVALIKEVPRGSRPSYGRTRAVEGTGLAVIPVGYADGYMRALSNKADILIRGKRHRIAGTVTMDHVIVECAGGSDSRSQVRPGDVAVLIGRQGEEEITVTELAQKAGTIPYEVFTRIGNRVRRLYEREEQ; encoded by the coding sequence ATGATCTCAGTGACAAGAAGAAGCGCAGGAGCGGCGAGGTCTTGGGCCGTGGTAGATCTTGACGCCGTTACTCACAACTTTAGGGAGCTTGAGCGGCTGGTGGGGGTGCCGGTAATTGGAGTCATCAAAGCTGACGCGTACGGGCATGGGGCGATCCAGGTTGCCGAGGCATTGATACGTGCAGGTGCCAGCATGCTGGCTGTTGTGTGTATCGAGGAAGCCCTCGAGCTGAGGCTTGCAGGCATTGATGTGCCTCTTCTAGTCCTTAGCGAGCCGGCGGCGAGGGGCAAGGCGTTAGAAGAAGAGATAGCAGAGGGACTGGGGGCAGACGTTCACTTCGGCGTGTATTCGTCCGCATTCGTCGAGGCGCTCATCAGCGTTTCCGAGAGACTAAGTCGATTGGCCTCGGTGCACATAAAAGTCGACACCGGCATGCACCGACTTGGAGCCAATCCCTCGGAAGCGTTGGGTCTATTGAGGGCAGCATCAGATAGCCCATGGATAGAGGTCCGCGGCCTATGGACACATATGGCAGTAGCCGACGATCCTACCGACGACTTCACACATGAACAGCTCCGTAGGTTTAGACAGTTTCTCCAGGAGGCTAGAGTTGCCTTAGGGCGTGGACAAAGTTGGTCGTCAGTCAAGGTTCATGCTGCCAATTCCGCAGCGGCGGTTGCGTTTCCGGAATCCCGCTTCGATGCGGTGCGCGCCGGAATCTGCTTGTATGGCGAGCGGCCGAGCCCCGGCTTTCCGTTTCCAGATGAGCTGAGACTACGCCCCGTTCTCCGCTGGGAGTCTACGGTCGCTTTGATCAAGGAGGTACCTCGCGGATCCCGACCTAGCTACGGACGGACGCGCGCTGTGGAAGGGACCGGCCTCGCTGTGATTCCGGTAGGATACGCCGATGGCTACATGAGGGCGCTATCGAACAAGGCCGACATTCTAATTCGCGGGAAGCGTCACAGAATCGCAGGAACAGTGACGATGGACCATGTCATTGTAGAGTGCGCAGGGGGAAGCGATTCTAGGAGCCAAGTACGTCCTGGGGACGTTGCCGTTTTGATTGGCCGACAAGGCGAGGAAGAGATAACGGTTACAGAGCTAGCTCAGAAAGCGGGGACGATACCGTACGAAGTGTTTACACGCATTGGAAACCGAGTGCGACGGTTGTACGAGAGAGAAGAGCAATAG
- a CDS encoding transcriptional regulator: MTNATQSSILFQIVPEQAVVGDEDLSWQAYAACMGVDPDLFFPERGASTREAKAVCSRCVVRTECLEYALANAEKFGIWGGMSERERRKIRKLRAQQRRQREGTHEKRGDLKKESLGKKAV; the protein is encoded by the coding sequence ATGACGAATGCAACTCAATCTTCGATTCTGTTCCAGATAGTGCCCGAACAGGCTGTCGTGGGCGACGAAGACCTTTCATGGCAGGCGTACGCAGCTTGCATGGGAGTCGACCCAGACCTCTTTTTCCCCGAAAGGGGAGCCTCCACACGAGAAGCGAAGGCAGTTTGTAGCCGCTGTGTCGTCCGTACGGAGTGCTTGGAATACGCCCTAGCGAACGCAGAAAAATTCGGTATTTGGGGCGGGATGTCCGAGAGGGAGCGCCGCAAGATCCGAAAGCTTAGAGCGCAACAGAGGCGACAGCGCGAAGGCACTCATGAAAAACGGGGGGACCTCAAAAAGGAATCTCTTGGAAAGAAAGCTGTCTAG
- a CDS encoding bifunctional ADP-dependent NAD(P)H-hydrate dehydratase/NAD(P)H-hydrate epimerase: protein MLPIVLPARMQEADRRAIESGTPSAVLMERAGHAVAVTVARMLGGVYGRRVLVLAGKGNNGGDGLVAARKLHRMGASVRIALAQSPRELGGDPLAMYEKLVPLGVPVGTPDSAVIEQAARSSDIVVDALFGTGFKGVAGGIVGSWISAIDNSETPVVSVDIPSGLDGADGSVRGPVIRADITVALAALKCGHVLGKGPEYCGAIEVADIGIPVDPDEASAFLTEPEDVAEMLPTRSFDAHKWSAGSVLVVGGSSGMSGAAVLAAKAALLAGAGIVTLAVPESVQPQIAAEHPELLTRPLPESPDGFLSENAFPDVAELAARYRVMVVGPGMGREASTGRLVRLILSELPNPVVLDADALNLLGPDAVNEIGCRQAPVVITPHPAEMGRMLGVEASRVDAERISISSEVASKWGCVVLLKGPRTVISGPEGVPVVNATGGPELATAGTGDVLAGVVAAFIAAGASPLAAAISGAYVHGVAGRIAGEESRGRGVTAPKVIECVASAIGAVLSVRSGTFVSKPPNPFRHSQTSRPV from the coding sequence ATGCTCCCGATCGTTCTTCCCGCCCGGATGCAGGAGGCCGATCGGCGGGCCATAGAGAGTGGCACGCCATCGGCTGTGCTGATGGAAAGGGCTGGTCACGCTGTGGCTGTGACAGTCGCGCGCATGCTAGGCGGGGTTTATGGCAGGCGTGTCCTGGTGCTAGCTGGAAAAGGTAATAACGGGGGCGACGGGCTTGTCGCTGCTAGGAAGCTGCACAGAATGGGCGCCTCTGTGAGAATTGCGCTAGCCCAGTCGCCGAGAGAGCTAGGGGGGGACCCGCTTGCTATGTACGAAAAGCTCGTACCTTTGGGAGTTCCTGTCGGAACTCCGGATTCGGCGGTGATAGAGCAAGCCGCTCGCTCCTCGGACATTGTTGTCGATGCGCTATTTGGAACCGGATTCAAGGGTGTCGCTGGGGGCATTGTAGGATCGTGGATTTCAGCTATCGACAATTCCGAAACCCCGGTTGTCTCTGTCGACATTCCGAGCGGTCTCGATGGAGCCGATGGCAGCGTTAGGGGCCCTGTAATTAGGGCAGATATTACGGTGGCTTTGGCCGCACTCAAATGCGGTCACGTGCTGGGCAAGGGTCCGGAGTACTGCGGAGCGATCGAAGTGGCGGATATCGGAATCCCCGTGGATCCTGATGAGGCATCGGCTTTCTTGACAGAGCCCGAAGACGTTGCGGAAATGCTTCCTACGAGGTCATTCGATGCGCACAAGTGGAGTGCTGGATCGGTACTGGTTGTAGGGGGAAGCAGTGGCATGTCCGGTGCCGCGGTCCTAGCTGCGAAAGCAGCACTCTTAGCTGGTGCGGGGATCGTCACACTAGCGGTGCCGGAGTCAGTCCAGCCTCAGATTGCAGCTGAACACCCTGAGTTACTCACTAGGCCCCTCCCCGAGTCGCCCGACGGCTTCCTTAGCGAGAACGCATTTCCGGATGTAGCTGAGCTCGCAGCCAGATACAGGGTGATGGTTGTGGGGCCTGGGATGGGGCGCGAGGCTAGCACAGGGAGGCTGGTACGACTCATTCTCAGCGAGCTTCCCAATCCAGTTGTTCTAGATGCAGACGCACTTAATTTGCTAGGCCCCGACGCTGTCAATGAAATTGGCTGTCGGCAGGCTCCGGTCGTTATTACTCCGCACCCTGCTGAGATGGGAAGGATGCTGGGGGTGGAGGCCTCGAGGGTCGACGCTGAACGGATCTCGATTAGCTCAGAAGTGGCGTCGAAGTGGGGATGCGTCGTGTTGCTGAAAGGTCCGAGAACTGTTATTTCCGGTCCCGAGGGTGTTCCAGTGGTCAATGCGACCGGAGGACCCGAGCTTGCGACGGCGGGAACCGGAGACGTTCTGGCTGGTGTAGTGGCGGCTTTTATCGCAGCAGGAGCCTCGCCTTTGGCCGCGGCGATCTCTGGTGCTTACGTCCATGGGGTGGCGGGCAGGATTGCCGGCGAGGAAAGTCGAGGGCGAGGGGTAACGGCGCCAAAGGTGATCGAGTGTGTGGCCTCTGCGATAGGTGCCGTTTTATCCGTCCGATCGGGAACGTTCGTTTCGAAGCCCCCAAATCCGTTTCGCCATTCACAGACGAGTCGACCCGTCTAG
- a CDS encoding tRNA (adenosine(37)-N6)-threonylcarbamoyltransferase complex ATPase subunit type 1 TsaE, producing the protein MFFRTDTGRSAKLQTLCRLNSSGAEETEALGEALSHHLREGDLVVLRGPLGSGKTTLVRGIARGLGCPAVSSPTFVLVMEYRGRKTLRHADFFRLESSVEVEDLGLEEIMGPEAITVVEWPEPLMPFAEAGYLQILLDFGCAPSERCIEVATEGEAFRSRSHRIAQALANTFQKAV; encoded by the coding sequence ATCTTTTTTCGTACCGACACAGGTAGGTCTGCGAAGTTGCAGACTTTGTGCCGCCTCAATAGCAGCGGGGCCGAAGAAACCGAGGCTTTGGGCGAAGCTCTCTCGCATCACTTGCGCGAGGGAGATCTGGTCGTCTTGAGAGGCCCGTTAGGGTCCGGAAAGACAACCTTGGTGCGAGGAATCGCACGGGGCCTCGGCTGCCCCGCCGTCTCCAGTCCGACATTTGTTCTCGTGATGGAGTACAGAGGTCGTAAAACCCTCCGCCACGCCGACTTCTTTAGGCTGGAGTCATCTGTAGAAGTCGAAGATCTCGGATTGGAAGAGATCATGGGACCAGAGGCCATAACTGTTGTCGAGTGGCCTGAGCCGCTTATGCCTTTTGCCGAAGCAGGATATTTACAAATCTTGCTCGATTTTGGTTGTGCACCATCCGAGAGGTGTATCGAGGTCGCCACGGAAGGGGAAGCGTTTCGAAGCCGTTCTCATCGCATTGCCCAGGCTTTGGCTAACACTTTTCAGAAGGCGGTCTAG
- the rimI gene encoding ribosomal-protein-alanine N-acetyltransferase: MATSLRDSSNISLPVEVVPMRRKHLQEVLSIEQRVYPTPWSLALFLSELSLSASRAYFVAKSGRRVIGYAGVVMAGSDAHVTTVAVDPQFQGRRVGTMLMLAVVEEAIARGAISLTLEVRSTNVIAQALYKKFGFVSVGLRKNYYIETGEDALIMWARGIDTASYRALLESIKTSLFREGILCTAPVIGSSAPS, from the coding sequence ATGGCGACTTCACTTAGAGACAGTTCAAACATTTCACTTCCTGTCGAAGTCGTGCCAATGAGGCGCAAGCACCTTCAGGAAGTGCTCTCCATAGAGCAGCGGGTGTATCCGACGCCTTGGTCTTTAGCCCTGTTTCTTTCGGAGCTTTCCCTTTCCGCCAGTCGTGCTTACTTTGTCGCCAAGTCCGGACGGCGGGTGATTGGCTATGCAGGAGTGGTGATGGCTGGGAGCGACGCCCATGTGACAACGGTCGCCGTCGATCCCCAATTCCAAGGACGAAGGGTCGGGACAATGCTTATGCTAGCTGTGGTCGAAGAGGCGATAGCTAGGGGGGCCATATCTCTTACCTTAGAAGTCCGTTCCACAAACGTTATTGCTCAGGCGCTTTACAAGAAGTTCGGCTTCGTGTCGGTGGGGCTACGTAAGAACTATTACATAGAAACTGGCGAGGATGCCCTGATCATGTGGGCAAGAGGTATCGACACGGCCTCTTACAGGGCATTGCTCGAATCGATAAAGACGAGCCTTTTTCGGGAGGGGATCTTGTGCACCGCCCCAGTGATAGGCTCTTCAGCTCCTTCTTGA
- a CDS encoding co-chaperone GroES, producing MNLKPLEDRVVVRPKEAEETTTSGLVIPDTAKERPQEGEVLAVGPGAYQDGQRIPMDVKVGDTVIYSKYGGTEIKVDDEELLILSSRDILAIVEK from the coding sequence ATGAACCTGAAGCCACTTGAGGACCGAGTAGTCGTCAGACCGAAGGAGGCCGAAGAGACCACGACTTCTGGATTGGTTATTCCCGACACCGCTAAGGAGCGTCCTCAAGAAGGAGAGGTGCTCGCAGTTGGGCCGGGTGCCTACCAGGATGGGCAGCGAATCCCCATGGATGTGAAGGTCGGTGACACCGTCATCTATTCAAAGTACGGGGGCACCGAGATAAAGGTAGACGACGAAGAGCTTCTGATCTTGAGCTCGCGGGATATCCTCGCGATCGTTGAAAAATAG
- the glmS gene encoding glutamine--fructose-6-phosphate transaminase (isomerizing) — protein sequence MCGIIGYSGAQDAIPVLLDGLERLEYRGYDSAGIACLDSGSIWRLRKAGKVAELVAEVLAHLKVPGNSSDSEGGELAAGIAHTRWATHGAPNERNAHPHLDCTGRVAVIHNGIIDNHQQLRASLTNAGHRLDSDTDSELLAHVIEDSLRSGAGLVRAALDVLEKTDGAVAMAAISADYPGKVVLARRDSPLLVGVGDAFCVAASDISALLPYTRSVVVLENNQVALIEGDSLEVFGLDGKSKELAVKEITWEAASPEKGGYEDFMLKEIYEQPGAIANTLMGRLRGSRVLLDELKIETSDVANISKVCAVACGTSYHAALVMKYATEQWARLPVEVDLSSEFRYREPVIDPDALVVAISQSGETADTLAALRYARSEGVKTVAICNVAESSMARESDAVLYTRAGPEVGVAATKTFTCQLTVGALLGLYFAQSKGRLDDEITGLVSEMRRIPSAIEANLERWDKETRSLAEKLADRRDIFFLGRGPGYPVALEAALKLKETSYLRAEGYAAGEMKHGPIALIEPGVVVFVVATSSKTQEKVVSNLEEIRARGATTVVVWDSSCSGTPPESDYVIEVPRVPELLSPIVNIVPLQFFAYHVAKARGLDVDKPRNLAKTVTVE from the coding sequence GTGTGCGGAATCATTGGATATAGCGGTGCCCAAGACGCGATACCAGTTCTCCTTGACGGACTCGAGCGGTTGGAGTACCGCGGCTACGACTCTGCAGGTATTGCCTGCTTAGACTCAGGCTCGATCTGGAGGCTCCGAAAGGCTGGCAAGGTAGCGGAGCTGGTCGCCGAGGTCTTGGCGCATCTCAAAGTACCGGGTAATTCAAGCGATTCGGAGGGCGGAGAGTTAGCTGCAGGTATCGCGCATACCCGCTGGGCCACACATGGTGCACCCAACGAACGAAACGCCCACCCACACCTCGACTGCACCGGAAGGGTGGCGGTAATTCACAACGGAATCATTGACAACCACCAACAACTTCGAGCTTCGCTCACGAACGCTGGCCACCGGCTGGACTCTGACACCGACAGCGAGCTCCTGGCGCACGTCATCGAGGACTCTTTGCGCTCGGGAGCGGGATTAGTGCGGGCGGCTCTCGATGTACTGGAAAAAACCGATGGAGCGGTGGCGATGGCGGCGATATCTGCGGACTATCCCGGCAAGGTCGTGCTCGCTCGGCGCGACTCCCCGCTTCTTGTCGGGGTTGGCGACGCCTTCTGCGTCGCAGCGTCTGACATTTCGGCTTTGTTGCCTTATACCAGGAGTGTGGTAGTGCTCGAAAATAACCAAGTCGCTCTAATCGAGGGGGATTCGTTGGAGGTGTTTGGATTGGATGGTAAATCGAAGGAGCTCGCAGTGAAGGAGATCACGTGGGAGGCTGCTAGTCCGGAGAAGGGTGGTTACGAAGACTTCATGCTCAAAGAGATCTACGAGCAGCCCGGTGCTATCGCCAACACGTTGATGGGTCGACTTAGGGGATCGAGGGTGCTCCTGGATGAGTTGAAGATCGAGACTTCGGATGTCGCCAATATTTCCAAGGTGTGCGCAGTGGCCTGTGGCACCAGCTACCATGCTGCACTGGTGATGAAATACGCCACTGAGCAGTGGGCTCGCCTCCCCGTAGAGGTCGACTTGTCATCCGAGTTCAGATATAGAGAACCGGTCATCGATCCGGATGCGCTAGTAGTTGCAATTTCCCAGTCGGGGGAGACTGCAGACACCCTCGCGGCGCTTCGATACGCGAGGTCTGAGGGGGTAAAGACTGTAGCGATCTGCAACGTAGCCGAGTCCTCGATGGCTAGAGAGTCGGACGCAGTTCTTTATACGCGAGCGGGTCCTGAAGTTGGGGTGGCCGCAACTAAGACTTTCACATGCCAGCTTACAGTTGGAGCCCTCCTTGGTTTGTATTTCGCGCAATCGAAAGGTCGGCTCGACGACGAAATTACAGGGCTCGTATCGGAGATGCGAAGGATCCCATCCGCGATCGAAGCAAACTTGGAACGGTGGGACAAAGAAACGAGATCACTCGCAGAGAAGCTAGCTGACCGAAGGGACATATTCTTCTTAGGACGCGGGCCGGGATATCCGGTTGCTTTAGAGGCGGCGTTGAAGCTGAAGGAGACTTCATACCTAAGAGCTGAGGGATACGCTGCGGGCGAAATGAAGCACGGACCCATTGCTCTCATCGAGCCGGGAGTTGTCGTCTTCGTTGTGGCCACAAGCTCAAAGACTCAAGAAAAGGTCGTTTCAAATTTGGAAGAAATTCGCGCTAGGGGAGCCACGACGGTTGTCGTATGGGATTCATCTTGCTCTGGGACTCCCCCGGAGTCCGACTATGTGATTGAGGTTCCCAGAGTTCCCGAGCTCCTGAGTCCTATCGTGAATATCGTGCCATTGCAGTTCTTTGCTTACCACGTCGCAAAGGCTAGGGGTCTTGATGTTGACAAGCCTCGTAACCTTGCCAAAACGGTGACCGTAGAGTGA
- a CDS encoding uracil-DNA glycosylase codes for MPGCGTPSGGDASIGHTESGASNLESLEKLARICTRCRLAESRTNVVFGQGKADADLMIIGEAPGYHEDQQGLPFVGAAGRLLTTLLEEVGIARSSVYIANVLKCRPPNNRDPLDDEVEACKGYLFRQLELVSPIVIVTLGNFATKVILARTAGISRLRGQVFPYRNNSVVIPTYHPAALLRGSSPSRLADARSDMRLIAKTLDERRRMQYERPKKEAFEWVEKGTPARVGAQSASQLELF; via the coding sequence ATGCCTGGTTGCGGGACCCCCTCAGGAGGAGATGCTTCGATCGGGCATACCGAGAGTGGCGCTTCAAATCTAGAGTCTCTGGAAAAGCTCGCCCGGATTTGCACCAGATGCAGACTCGCAGAATCTAGGACCAACGTCGTTTTCGGCCAAGGAAAAGCCGATGCCGATCTGATGATCATTGGCGAGGCACCTGGCTACCACGAAGATCAACAGGGATTACCCTTCGTTGGTGCTGCTGGCCGTTTGTTGACCACCCTCTTGGAAGAAGTGGGGATTGCCCGCTCGTCAGTGTACATAGCCAACGTATTGAAGTGCCGGCCTCCTAACAATCGCGACCCACTCGACGACGAGGTCGAAGCATGCAAGGGTTACCTATTTCGCCAATTGGAACTTGTTTCTCCTATCGTGATTGTCACCTTAGGCAATTTCGCCACAAAAGTTATCCTCGCGCGCACTGCCGGGATATCGCGGTTGAGAGGCCAAGTTTTCCCGTACAGAAATAACTCCGTCGTAATACCTACCTATCATCCAGCCGCCCTTCTCAGAGGAAGCTCACCGTCTCGTTTAGCCGATGCACGCTCCGACATGCGCTTGATCGCAAAGACTTTGGACGAAAGGCGACGCATGCAGTACGAGCGGCCTAAAAAGGAGGCATTTGAATGGGTAGAAAAAGGGACTCCGGCACGAGTGGGAGCACAAAGCGCATCCCAGCTCGAGCTGTTTTGA